From Candidatus Edwardsbacteria bacterium RifOxyA12_full_54_48, a single genomic window includes:
- a CDS encoding multidrug ABC transporter ATP-binding protein: protein MTAPSIIADKLSKRFGGFVAVDSVSFEVREGGIFGFLGANGAGKSTTIKMLCGLLSSSSGTARVGGYDINRQADLVKKNIGYMSQKFSLYDDLTVAENINFFGGVYGLDGQNLKNRRQWALEMAGLSERQRSLTRELAGGLKQRLALGCAILHKPRILFLDEPTGGVDPVSRRSFWDLINELSSGGTTIFVTTHYLDEAEYCNQITLMHAGRIVAGGSPNQLKKEWIKNPILEFRSDDVVKAMGMIQGLPWALETTIFGNSLHVSVKEVQSGKREIIKAVGAGNIKPENIREVSPTLEDVFITLIEKKTPTENPEGK, encoded by the coding sequence ATGACGGCCCCATCGATAATAGCGGACAAGCTGAGCAAGCGTTTCGGCGGCTTTGTGGCGGTCGATAGCGTCAGCTTTGAGGTGAGGGAGGGGGGGATCTTCGGATTTCTGGGGGCCAACGGAGCCGGCAAGTCCACCACCATCAAAATGCTGTGCGGTCTTTTGTCCTCCAGCTCCGGCACCGCCCGGGTGGGCGGATATGACATCAACCGCCAGGCCGATCTGGTCAAAAAGAACATCGGCTACATGTCCCAAAAATTTTCGCTTTACGATGATCTGACCGTAGCGGAGAATATCAATTTCTTCGGCGGGGTCTACGGACTGGATGGTCAAAATCTGAAAAACAGGAGGCAATGGGCTCTGGAGATGGCGGGGTTGTCGGAACGCCAGCGTTCGCTGACCCGGGAGCTGGCCGGGGGGCTGAAACAGCGGCTGGCTTTGGGCTGCGCCATCCTTCATAAGCCCAGGATATTGTTCCTGGATGAACCCACCGGCGGGGTGGACCCGGTCTCCCGGAGAAGCTTCTGGGACCTGATAAATGAACTGTCATCAGGCGGCACCACCATCTTCGTCACCACCCACTACCTGGACGAGGCCGAATACTGCAACCAGATCACTCTGATGCATGCCGGCCGGATCGTAGCCGGCGGAAGCCCCAATCAACTGAAAAAAGAATGGATCAAAAACCCCATCCTGGAATTCAGGTCCGACGATGTGGTCAAGGCCATGGGCATGATCCAGGGCCTGCCCTGGGCCTTGGAGACCACCATCTTCGGCAACTCGCTTCATGTCAGCGTAAAGGAGGTCCAGTCCGGCAAAAGGGAGATAATCAAAGCCGTGGGAGCTGGCAATATAAAGCCTGAAAATATAAGGGAGGTAAGCCCCACCCTGGAGGATGTCTTCATCACCCTGATAGAAAAAAAGACACCGACCGAAAATCCGGAAGGAAAATGA
- a CDS encoding tol-pal system protein YbgF, which yields MKKTTLLILCLPLLAGCGVKREYVRMRDQLDYLETSQKKMEAQMTLMDSLLRAQTDITYQLNAEMRTRWGSLNERMMSMDQQYEDQRSRTMVQALPLGSSQPDSRGITPPAPPDKPKDNGSKPDPKQLYDTAYLDITRGNYDLAIAGFREFLKLYPSSSLADNSQYWIGEGYYAQKKYQEALAEFEKVLAQYPNQDKAAAAYYKSGLCYKELGRAMEARKSWQTLINKFPRSPEAGLAQDRIKELP from the coding sequence ATGAAGAAAACAACCCTGTTAATTCTCTGCCTCCCCCTGCTGGCCGGTTGCGGGGTCAAGAGGGAATACGTCCGGATGCGCGACCAGCTGGATTACCTGGAGACCAGCCAGAAGAAGATGGAGGCCCAGATGACCCTGATGGACAGCCTGCTCCGGGCCCAGACCGACATCACCTATCAGCTGAACGCCGAGATGCGCACCCGCTGGGGATCGCTGAACGAACGGATGATGAGCATGGACCAGCAATACGAGGACCAGCGGTCGCGGACCATGGTCCAAGCCCTGCCGCTGGGCTCCTCCCAACCGGACAGCAGGGGGATCACCCCGCCGGCCCCGCCGGATAAGCCTAAAGATAACGGCTCCAAGCCCGATCCCAAGCAGTTGTATGACACCGCCTATCTGGACATCACCCGGGGGAATTACGACCTGGCCATCGCCGGGTTCCGGGAATTTTTGAAGCTTTATCCCTCCAGCAGTCTGGCCGACAACTCCCAATATTGGATCGGTGAAGGATATTACGCCCAGAAGAAATACCAGGAGGCCCTGGCCGAGTTCGAAAAGGTCCTGGCCCAGTATCCCAACCAGGACAAGGCGGCGGCGGCCTATTACAAGTCCGGCCTCTGTTACAAGGAGCTGGGACGGGCCATGGAGGCCCGGAAAAGCTGGCAAACCCTGATAAACAAATTTCCGCGCAGCCCCGAGGCCGGACTGGCCCAGGACCGGATAAAAGAACTGCCCTAA